CGACGCATGGGAGATCCAGCCGACCTCGAGAAGTCTATCGAGTACAAGtctcgtgcactcgccctcactcccgacggccatcctgacCTGCCACGCCGGCATGCTGCTCTCGGGGGATCATACagcgatcgatatcgacgcatgggAGAGCTAGCCGACCTCGAGAAGTCGATCGAATGCgactctcgtgcactcgccctcactcctgacggtCATCCTGACCTGCCACGCTGGTATGCTGCTCTAGGAGTATCATACagcgatcgatatcgacgcatgggAGATCCAGCCGACCTCGAAAAGTCGATCGAGTACAAGtctcgtgcactcgccctcactcccgacggccatcctgacCTGCCACGCCGGCATGCTGCTCTAGGAGGGTCTcacaccgatcgatatcaacTCATGGGAGAACTAGCAGACCTCGAGCAATCCGTCCAATGCTATTCCCGTGCACTCGCCCTCACTCCTCACGATCATCCCGACCTGCCCACCCGGCATTTTGACTGGGCTACATCCTGTCATCACCAGTATCAGCTTAACGCTCATCCATCCCACCTAGCAGCCTCTCTCCACTCTTTCCGCAAAGCGTCTCACTTATCCGCTGCTTCTCCCCGCGACGTGTTCCACAACGCCTTTCGCTGGGCAAAGCTCGCATCCGACCATACCTACCTCAACCCAATCGAAGCTTTCCGCATAGTCAGCACCTTTTCCCCACTTCATCTGGCTCGGCGCCACTACCGCTCAGCGATACCATGACCTCTCATCGGCCGACAGTGTCGCCGTACGAGCTGCCTCTGCTGCTATTCGTTCGTCTGAGCACAGTCTGGCACTCGAGTGGCTCGAGCATGCACGCTGTATCGTCTGGAGCCAGACCCTCATGCTGCGGTCTCCTGTAGGCAGCCTTACACCATCCGACCCACTTCTTGCCAGTCCTCCAGTCAGTTGCACAGCAACTCCATCATGCAAGCTCTGGCCTCCCGTCTCCCGACTCCACTGTATTCCTTCCGGAACATCGCCATCGGTTAGCAAGGGAGTACAGCGACTTGCTGGCTCAAGCACGCAGCCTATCCGGGCTTGAGCTCTTTCTTCAGCCGGCAAAGGCCGATGACCTGATCCGGGCTGCTCGGTACGGGCCTGTGGTCGTCGTCAACTGCCATCAATCTGACTGCGACGCCCTTGTGATCTTGCCTGGCCAGGTTCATATCCGTCATCTCGCTCTGCCTAACTTCACCGAGGTTAAGGCACAGCGTGCTCGCTCTGAGATAGAACGGATGCTGCGAATCAAGGGACTGCGGGAGCGCGGGTTCCATCTGATGAACCCTCCGCCTGATCCAGATGTTGGAGCTGTGCTCGCCGGTCTCTGGAAAGACCTGGTCAGACCAGTGCTTGACCACCTGGGATATCTGGTGCGTCCAGAAAAGTACACAACACGCATACATACTAAAGCTCGTTATGTAGGACGATCCCACGAACGACCTCCCTCATGTCACATGGTGTCCCACTGGTGTGTTGTCATTCCTGCCCTTACATGCCGCCGGAGACTACGACCAGCCACGGTCGCGAGTGTTTGACTACGTCATATCCTCATACACTCCCACTCTCACTGCTCTGCTGTCCTCTGCGCCCACCGTCGCCAACCGCCCCCCTCAGGTACTTGCCATTGGTCAAGCAGCTACACCAGGTCGTAGCCCATTGCAAGGCACCGTCAAGGAGCTCGAGTATCTCCGGACTCATGCACAAAGTAGACTGGCGTACGCAGAACTCACAGACAGTCAAGCCACGACCGTGGCCGTGCTCGATGCAATGGAGCAGTACGACTGGGTGCACCTTGCCTGCCACGCACACCAGAATGTCGATGATCCGACAAAAAGTGGGTTCTTTCTGCATGACGGCACTCTCGACCTGGCCGCCATCACTCAGCGGTCGTTCAGAAACAAGGGTCCTGCCTTCCTGTCCGCATGTCAAACCGCCACAGGTGACGCGAAGCTACCCGACGAAGCGATCCACCTTGCGTCTGGGATGCTGATGGCAG
This genomic interval from Rhizoctonia solani chromosome 11, complete sequence contains the following:
- a CDS encoding CHAT domain protein → MKGGADHEDLHEQAESCLARFRRFGNLDDIDKAIEYGARALDLTPSGHPSMSSRISWLGVYYDERYRRLGNLDDINKSMECGVRALELVSENDPELSVLLGNMGISYGMCYTRIGRVEDLGKSIEYSSRALALTPDGHPHLPRRNSALGVAYTHRYRRMGDPADLEKSIEYKSRALDLTPDGHPDLPRRHAALGASYTHLYRRMGDPADLEKSIEYKSRALALTPDGHPDLPRRHAALGGSYSDRYRRMGELADLEKSIECDSRALALTPDGHPDLPRWYAALGVSYSDRYRRMGDPADLEKSIEYKSRALALTPDGHPDLPRRHAALGGSHTDRYQLMGELADLEQSVQCYSRALALTPHDHPDLPTRHFDWATSCHHQYQLNAHPSHLAASLHSFRKASHLSAASPRDVFHNAFRWAKLASDHTYLNPIEAFRIRYHDLSSADSVAVRAASAAIRSSEHSLALEWLEHARCIVWSQTLMLRSPSVAQQLHHASSGLPSPDSTVFLPEHRHRLAREYSDLLAQARSLSGLELFLQPAKADDLIRAARYGPVVVVNCHQSDCDALVILPGQVHIRHLALPNFTEVKAQRARSEIERMLRIKGLRERGFHLMNPPPDPDVGAVLAGLWKDLVRPVLDHLGYLDDPTNDLPHVTWCPTGVLSFLPLHAAGDYDQPRSRVFDYVISSYTPTLTALLSSAPTVANRPPQVLAIGQAATPGRSPLQGTVKELEYLRTHAQSRLAYAELTDSQATTVAVLDAMEQYDWVHLACHAHQNVDDPTKSGFFLHDGTLDLAAITQRSFRNKGPAFLSACQTATGDAKLPDEAIHLASGMLMAGYPSVIASMWSVVDEDAPFVADKVYGRLMKDGKVGNGEAGKALHEAVAGLREKVGEKEFGRWVPYIHIGS